One window of Cuculus canorus isolate bCucCan1 chromosome 10, bCucCan1.pri, whole genome shotgun sequence genomic DNA carries:
- the PABIR2 gene encoding PABIR family member 2 has translation MAQEKMELDLELPAASAAAPGDGGGLRRSNSAPLIHGLSDNSQVFQPYVLRTRRNSTTVMSRHSMLLSSSPIRIPSSRLHQIRREEGVDLMNRETAHEREVQTAMQICQSWEESLSLSDNDLDKSEKSSSPKRIDFIPVSPAPSPTRGIGKQCFSPSLQMFVSSNGLPPSPIPSPTRRFSNRRSQSPINCIRPSVLGPIKRKGEMETESQPKRLFQGTTNMLSPDVTHLTDLSSCLSSDILDGSSSSVGSSSDSLTKGSITTESPVTCSNSCSSFILMDDLSPK, from the exons ATGGCTCAGGAGAAAATGGAGCTGGACCTGGAGCTGCCGGCGGCGAGCGCGGCGGCCCCGGGCGACGGCGGCGGCCTGAGGCGCTCCAACAGCGCCCCGCTCATCCACGGGCTCAG tgaCAACTCGCAGGTTTTTCAGCCTTACGTGTTGCGAACTCGCAGGAACAGCACAACAGTTATGAGCCGTCACAGCATG ttgttgtCCTCATCTCCTATTCGTATTCCTAGTAGCCGACTTCATCAGATCAGAAGG gaggaaggagtggaTCTAATGAACAGAGAAACAGCGCATGAAAG GGAAGTGCAAACAGCAATGCAGATATGCCAGTCATGGGAGGAAAGCTTGAGCCTG AGCGACAATGACTTGGATAAGTCTGAGAAATCTTCCTCCCCAAAGAGAATAGACTTCATTCCAGTTTCGCCTGCACCTTCACCTACAAGAGGAATAGGAAAG CAATGTTTTTCACCATCGTTGCAAATGTTTGTGAGCAGTAATGGATTACCTCCAAGTCCTATTCCCAGTCCAACAAGGCGATTCTCCAA CAGGAGGAGTCAAAGTCCAATCAACTGTATCAGGCCCAGTGTTCTTGGCCCCATTAAGAGAAAAG GTGAAATGGAAACTGAAAGTCAGCCAAAGAGACTTTTCCAAGGAACGACTAACATGCTTTCTCCAGATGTTACACATCTGACAGATCTCAGTTCatg cctgTCTTCAGATATTCTTGATGGGAGTAGCAGCAGCGTGGGCTCTTCCTCCGATTCATTGACTAAAGGCAGCATAACCACCGAGTCTCCAGTAACGTGCTCAAACTCATGCTCTTCATTCATTTTGATGGATGATCTCTCACCGAAGTGA